From a single Eisenibacter elegans DSM 3317 genomic region:
- a CDS encoding SpoIIE family protein phosphatase, which produces MKPILVKLIQLGVSPETTLKEARLYHQTNGLAALFGGLALTSVLVFVGMGFSWPPIVIQAISTVVYSAVLILTSTRQLMAARQVLIYYFEIQMFLGSCIFFTEGLSEGTYTSNVMLFLIFPPTLALILELSILRHSLIALLLITLLHFMPYVFPALVGVVVNPTQQMFFFSMAIYYILIMFAGIMYIIDNQRKWSERKIAQQVQALHESQEELQGLNQEITAQNEELYQNQEEILTQRDFIEQKLKELEIANRRMGNNEEVLRKAFQRLKEKESQVVAFNKELQSLNNQMQSSINAAQTIQQAILPTQAQLQNAFQDYFVLYKPKDIVSGDFYWMSQTSTHRFVVVADCTGHGVPGAFMTLIGALLLHRIIKLEHIYTPSRILEALHQHIGEALRQGQTGNNSGMDIAVLRLPKRDIAQEPALFAGAKLNLYVYRQGASTLDKVAGARRSVGGWQNPHTLFVDHDVALEPGIQLYMGSDGIQDQNNSQRKRLGDKAILGALLAEAQSPMQRQKEVVEALLNEHQGQELQRDDMLMVGLKY; this is translated from the coding sequence ATGAAACCAATTCTTGTCAAACTCATACAACTCGGTGTCAGCCCCGAAACTACACTAAAAGAAGCACGACTGTACCACCAAACTAATGGTTTGGCGGCTCTTTTTGGGGGCTTGGCACTGACTTCGGTCTTGGTTTTTGTAGGAATGGGCTTTAGCTGGCCACCCATCGTCATTCAGGCAATCTCTACTGTGGTGTATAGTGCTGTCCTTATCCTGACCAGCACCCGCCAGCTGATGGCGGCAAGGCAAGTACTGATATATTATTTTGAAATACAGATGTTTTTGGGTTCGTGTATTTTCTTTACAGAGGGCTTGAGCGAAGGTACTTATACTAGCAATGTGATGCTTTTTCTAATCTTCCCACCTACCTTGGCGTTGATTTTGGAGCTGTCTATCCTCCGACACAGTCTCATTGCGTTGCTCCTCATTACACTGCTACACTTTATGCCCTATGTGTTCCCTGCCTTGGTGGGGGTTGTTGTCAACCCCACACAGCAAATGTTTTTCTTTAGTATGGCCATTTACTATATCTTGATAATGTTTGCCGGAATTATGTATATCATTGATAACCAACGCAAATGGAGTGAACGAAAGATAGCACAACAAGTACAGGCACTACACGAAAGCCAAGAAGAACTACAAGGGCTGAACCAAGAAATCACGGCTCAAAATGAGGAATTGTACCAAAACCAAGAAGAAATCTTAACACAGCGTGATTTTATAGAACAAAAACTCAAGGAACTGGAAATTGCCAACCGCAGAATGGGTAATAATGAAGAGGTGTTGCGCAAAGCATTTCAGCGTTTGAAAGAAAAAGAATCTCAAGTAGTTGCATTCAACAAAGAGTTGCAAAGCCTCAACAATCAAATGCAGAGCAGTATCAATGCTGCGCAAACAATACAACAGGCAATCCTGCCTACCCAAGCGCAGCTTCAGAATGCCTTCCAAGATTATTTCGTGCTTTATAAGCCCAAAGACATTGTGTCGGGCGATTTTTATTGGATGAGCCAAACCAGTACGCACCGTTTTGTGGTCGTGGCTGATTGCACGGGCCACGGGGTGCCCGGCGCGTTTATGACCTTGATAGGCGCTTTGTTGCTACACCGTATCATCAAGCTAGAACATATCTACACTCCTTCGCGGATTCTCGAAGCATTACACCAGCATATAGGCGAAGCCCTACGACAAGGCCAAACTGGCAACAACAGCGGGATGGACATTGCAGTGTTGCGCCTGCCCAAAAGAGATATCGCTCAAGAGCCTGCGCTATTTGCCGGAGCCAAGCTCAACCTGTATGTATACCGCCAAGGCGCGTCCACACTAGACAAAGTAGCCGGAGCAAGGCGCTCCGTAGGGGGATGGCAAAACCCTCATACCTTGTTTGTAGACCACGATGTGGCGCTTGAGCCAGGCATCCAGCTCTATATGGGTAGCGACGGAATACAAGACCAAAACAACAGCCAGCGCAAACGCCTCGGCGACAAGGCTATCCTTGGTGCGCTCTTAGCAGAAGCCCAAAGCCCAATGCAACGCCAAAAAGAAGTAGTAGAAGCCCTGCTCAACGAACATCAAGGACAAGAGCTACAGCGCGACGATATGCTGATGGTGGGGTTGAAATACTAA
- the gcvH gene encoding glycine cleavage system protein GcvH, whose product MNFPAELKYTKEHEWVRVEGDVAVVGITDFAQSELGDIVYVEVETVGETLGQNEVFGTVEAVKTVSDLYLPLSGEIVAFNDALEAEPEVINGDPYGKGWIVKVRMSNTAELDGLMSEADYKALVS is encoded by the coding sequence ATGAATTTTCCCGCAGAACTCAAGTACACCAAAGAACACGAATGGGTTCGTGTAGAAGGTGATGTGGCCGTAGTGGGCATCACAGACTTTGCTCAAAGCGAGCTGGGCGATATTGTTTATGTAGAGGTAGAAACCGTAGGAGAGACGCTTGGCCAAAACGAGGTGTTTGGCACGGTAGAGGCTGTCAAGACCGTATCGGACTTGTACTTGCCTTTGTCAGGAGAAATTGTAGCATTCAACGATGCGCTTGAGGCCGAGCCCGAAGTAATCAACGGAGACCCTTATGGCAAAGGTTGGATTGTAAAAGTACGAATGAGCAATACTGCTGAGTTGGACGGCCTGATGTCTGAGGCTGACTACAAAGCTTTGGTAAGCTAA
- the cobC gene encoding alpha-ribazole phosphatase, which translates to MHIYLVRHTTPSVAPGICYGRTDLDLAPEHPSEMAAIQAILPQDYARYPVYTSPLNRCRRLAQYLHAAPQPDERLLELDFGSWEMQPWGEIPQPALQAWMNDFTHHPTPSGDSYEALYARVQQFWDEITGLQTPMVTVVTHAGVLQSLLSLLLDIPLSKSFRLQVGYGGVLEVKYQPPAIKLKFLKG; encoded by the coding sequence ATGCATATTTATCTAGTTCGACATACTACCCCCTCTGTGGCTCCGGGTATTTGTTATGGGCGCACAGACCTCGACTTGGCTCCTGAGCATCCTTCCGAAATGGCCGCCATACAGGCCATCCTCCCCCAAGACTACGCCCGCTACCCCGTCTATACCAGTCCTTTGAACCGCTGCAGGCGCTTGGCCCAATACCTACACGCCGCGCCACAGCCTGACGAGCGCCTGCTGGAGCTGGACTTTGGGAGCTGGGAAATGCAGCCATGGGGAGAGATACCCCAACCAGCATTACAGGCATGGATGAATGATTTTACCCATCATCCAACCCCCTCTGGCGACTCTTATGAGGCACTGTATGCGCGAGTCCAACAGTTTTGGGACGAAATCACTGGCCTACAAACCCCAATGGTTACTGTCGTTACCCACGCAGGCGTATTACAAAGCCTGCTCTCACTGCTGTTGGACATCCCCTTGAGCAAAAGCTTCAGGCTGCAAGTAGGCTATGGAGGTGTCTTGGAAGTAAAGTATCAGCCTCCGGCTATCAAACTAAAGTTTTTGAAAGGATAG
- a CDS encoding N-acyl-D-amino-acid deacylase family protein: MSKFFIRGGLVFDGSGQAPYQADLQVADGRVEALASSLSHPGEAYQTIEAEGHWVMPGFIDIHTHYDAEVEIDAGLFESVRHGITTIFMGSCGLSMVMGPPESLSDMFTRVEGVPSEYIKPLLQRVKDWDSPTEYLQHLRNLPLGPNVAMFLGHSTLRSYVMGLKRSLTHNEKPTKAELSRMDGLLREALDAGYMGLSVNMLTFDKMDGTEFRSRPTPSVYAGWGEYRHLFRTLRQQNRILQTIPNTANPATFFSFMLESAALGRKGLKTSMLAMIDGKTVPGIHRIFGNSAWLANRLLGAKVKFQGLPEPFDVVTNGFNSPFFEEFEAGTAYLHLEDLAERQELLQDKRYRRKFRKQWGQKLAPRAFHRNLRDTCVIDCPDASLNGRSFRELAKEAGQDPVDYFLDLVSRYGDELRWYTVVGNHRPKELNWIVRHPDCHIGFSDAGAHLKNMAHYNFPLRLFKFVQEQKAEGRKTLSLAQAVRKVTGELADWYGLDAGYLAQGRRADIVLVDPTQLNDQLDQTYEVGMPGLPEFKRWVRRNDQAVPYVFINGQIAAQSGQASPILGQAKDFGKVLAYQG, from the coding sequence ATGAGCAAGTTTTTCATTCGTGGGGGCTTGGTATTTGATGGCAGTGGCCAAGCGCCCTATCAAGCCGACCTCCAAGTAGCCGATGGCAGGGTAGAGGCCTTGGCTTCTTCGCTCTCCCACCCCGGCGAGGCCTACCAAACCATCGAGGCCGAGGGGCATTGGGTCATGCCCGGCTTTATCGACATCCACACCCACTACGACGCAGAGGTCGAAATCGACGCAGGGCTTTTTGAGTCTGTCAGGCATGGCATTACGACAATCTTTATGGGCAGCTGTGGCCTGAGTATGGTGATGGGTCCTCCTGAGTCGCTTTCGGATATGTTTACGAGGGTAGAGGGCGTACCGTCGGAGTATATCAAACCGCTGTTGCAACGCGTCAAAGACTGGGACTCGCCCACCGAATACCTCCAACACCTACGCAACCTTCCGCTAGGCCCCAATGTGGCGATGTTTTTGGGGCATTCTACTCTCCGTTCTTATGTGATGGGCTTGAAGCGCAGCCTCACCCACAACGAAAAGCCCACCAAAGCAGAGCTCAGCCGTATGGACGGCCTCTTGCGCGAGGCACTGGATGCGGGCTATATGGGGCTTTCGGTCAATATGTTGACCTTCGACAAGATGGACGGCACGGAGTTCCGGAGCCGCCCCACCCCCTCGGTCTATGCCGGCTGGGGCGAATACCGCCACCTCTTCCGCACCCTGCGCCAACAAAACCGCATCTTGCAGACCATCCCCAACACGGCTAACCCGGCTACCTTTTTCAGCTTTATGCTCGAAAGCGCAGCCCTTGGGCGCAAGGGACTCAAAACCTCGATGTTGGCAATGATAGACGGCAAGACCGTCCCCGGTATCCACCGCATCTTTGGCAACTCGGCCTGGCTGGCCAACCGCCTGCTGGGAGCCAAAGTCAAGTTTCAGGGCTTGCCCGAACCTTTTGATGTCGTTACGAATGGGTTCAACTCCCCCTTCTTTGAGGAGTTTGAAGCCGGAACGGCCTACCTCCACCTCGAAGACCTGGCCGAGCGTCAAGAACTACTTCAAGACAAGCGCTACCGCCGCAAGTTTCGCAAGCAATGGGGGCAGAAGCTTGCCCCACGTGCTTTTCACCGCAACTTGCGCGATACTTGTGTAATCGACTGTCCGGACGCATCGCTCAATGGGCGTTCTTTTAGGGAGTTGGCCAAAGAAGCCGGCCAAGACCCTGTAGACTACTTCCTCGACCTGGTCTCCAGATATGGCGACGAGCTGCGTTGGTATACCGTCGTGGGCAACCATCGTCCCAAGGAGCTCAACTGGATTGTCCGCCATCCTGACTGCCACATCGGCTTTAGCGATGCAGGGGCGCATCTCAAAAATATGGCGCATTATAACTTCCCGCTGCGATTGTTCAAATTTGTACAGGAACAAAAAGCCGAAGGCCGCAAAACCCTAAGCCTTGCGCAGGCCGTACGGAAGGTTACGGGCGAGCTGGCCGATTGGTACGGTCTCGATGCTGGATACCTCGCCCAAGGCCGCCGTGCCGATATTGTCCTCGTAGACCCAACACAACTCAACGACCAGCTCGACCAAACCTACGAAGTAGGGATGCCCGGCCTGCCAGAGTTCAAGCGCTGGGTGCGCCGCAATGACCAGGCCGTGCCCTATGTCTTTATCAACGGGCAAATCGCCGCCCAAAGCGGCCAAGCAAGCCCTATATTGGGACAGGCAAAAGACTTTGGCAAGGTGCTCGCATATCAGGGCTAA
- a CDS encoding pyruvate dehydrogenase complex dihydrolipoamide acetyltransferase gives MAQQVFMPKMSDTMEEGVIAQWLKKVGDKIKSGDVIAEVETDKATMELEAYEDGVLLYVAVENGGSVPVDGLLYIVGEAGEAYDHLLSPGVDKAAAPATAPKAAESSAAPSAQVDTSNIKAELVRMPKMSDTMEEGIIAQWLKKVGDKIKSGDVIAEVETDKATMELEAYEDGVLLYVAVENGGSVPVDAPLYIVGEAGANYQALLQGASVSKSAPAPAVVAAASPSPATATATHNAATTTPTTTEGGRVKISPLAKAMAEERGYDIRQIKGSGDHGRIVKRDVETFQPVAGSNGQASQGVMAAATAAAERYEDKPVSQMRKTIARRLSESKFQAPHFYLTMEIRMDAAMEARTQLNAVSPTKISFNDLVVKASAMALRKHPAINAAWLGDKIRYYQHVHVGVAVAVDEGLLVPVVRFTDTRSLAEIAEEVKSLAQRAKDKKLQPTDWEGNTFAVSNLGMFGIDEFTAIINPPNACILAVGGIKQTPVVDNGQLAIGHVMKVTLSCDHRVVDGASGAAFLQTLKELLEAPVRMLI, from the coding sequence ATGGCACAACAAGTATTTATGCCCAAGATGAGCGACACAATGGAAGAGGGGGTAATCGCTCAATGGCTCAAAAAAGTAGGCGATAAAATCAAGTCAGGAGATGTGATTGCCGAGGTCGAAACAGACAAGGCTACAATGGAGCTAGAGGCTTATGAGGACGGGGTGCTGCTCTATGTAGCGGTAGAAAACGGCGGCAGCGTACCCGTAGACGGACTTTTGTATATCGTAGGAGAAGCCGGAGAGGCATACGACCACTTGCTCAGCCCCGGTGTCGACAAGGCCGCCGCTCCTGCCACTGCCCCCAAGGCAGCAGAAAGCTCGGCAGCACCCAGTGCCCAGGTAGATACGTCCAATATCAAGGCAGAATTGGTGCGTATGCCCAAGATGAGCGACACGATGGAAGAGGGTATCATTGCGCAGTGGCTCAAGAAAGTAGGTGATAAAATCAAGTCAGGAGATGTGATTGCCGAAGTCGAAACAGACAAGGCCACCATGGAGCTAGAGGCTTATGAGGACGGGGTGCTGCTCTATGTAGCGGTAGAAAACGGCGGCAGTGTGCCTGTAGATGCCCCACTTTATATTGTCGGAGAGGCCGGCGCCAATTACCAAGCACTGTTGCAAGGGGCTAGTGTGAGCAAAAGCGCACCTGCGCCTGCTGTTGTTGCCGCTGCCAGCCCTAGTCCGGCTACTGCAACGGCAACCCACAATGCTGCAACGACCACCCCCACAACTACCGAGGGAGGGCGTGTCAAAATATCGCCTTTGGCCAAAGCAATGGCCGAAGAACGCGGCTATGACATCCGTCAGATTAAAGGCTCTGGCGACCACGGTCGCATTGTCAAGCGCGATGTGGAGACCTTCCAGCCCGTAGCTGGCAGCAATGGCCAAGCCAGCCAAGGGGTGATGGCCGCTGCAACCGCTGCCGCAGAGCGTTACGAAGACAAACCTGTGTCGCAAATGCGTAAAACCATTGCCCGCCGCCTATCAGAAAGCAAGTTCCAAGCGCCGCATTTCTACCTCACGATGGAAATCAGGATGGACGCTGCGATGGAAGCCCGCACCCAACTCAATGCTGTTTCGCCTACCAAAATCTCTTTCAACGACTTGGTTGTCAAGGCTTCGGCAATGGCCTTGCGCAAGCATCCTGCCATCAATGCCGCTTGGCTGGGCGACAAAATCCGCTACTACCAACACGTACACGTAGGCGTAGCTGTAGCCGTAGACGAGGGGCTGCTTGTGCCGGTAGTGCGCTTTACAGATACCCGCTCCTTGGCCGAAATAGCCGAAGAGGTCAAGTCGCTGGCCCAACGTGCCAAGGATAAAAAACTACAACCCACCGACTGGGAGGGCAACACCTTTGCGGTCTCTAACCTCGGAATGTTTGGTATCGATGAGTTTACGGCCATCATCAACCCTCCCAATGCCTGTATCTTGGCCGTGGGTGGTATCAAACAAACCCCTGTGGTAGACAATGGGCAGCTCGCCATCGGACACGTAATGAAGGTAACGCTCTCTTGCGACCACCGCGTAGTCGACGGAGCCTCTGGCGCGGCCTTCTTACAAACCCTCAAAGAACTACTAGAAGCACCTGTACGTATGCTGATTTAA